From the genome of Flavobacterium luteolum, one region includes:
- a CDS encoding aspartate aminotransferase family protein — MNLFNVYPLYDITPVKAVDCTIIDDKGVEYLDLYSGHGVISIGHTQPDYVAKLKNQIDNLGFYSNAIQNPLQVELAQKLGKLSGLEDYELFLCSSGAEANENALKLASFHNGKSRVVAFHNSFHGRTSAAVAVTDNKKIVAPINAQQEVTFLPLNQIELVEAELAKGDVTAVIIEGIQGVGGLDQGTTEFFQALEKACKKHDVVLILDEVQSGYGRSGKFFAFQHHGINADIISVAKGMGNGFPVGAILISPKFEASFGLLGTTFGGSHLSCAAGIAVLDVIEKLDLQKNVNEVYEYFLEKIKEVDGIKQVKGKGLMLGVEFDFDVAALRKKLIIEKHIFTGSANNKNLLRILPPLTVKKADIDTFVKALKESLEELKN; from the coding sequence ATGAACTTATTCAACGTTTACCCATTATACGACATAACTCCAGTAAAAGCAGTAGATTGTACAATTATTGACGACAAAGGAGTAGAATATTTAGATTTATACAGTGGACATGGTGTGATTTCTATCGGACACACACAGCCAGATTACGTAGCAAAATTGAAGAATCAGATAGATAATTTAGGTTTTTATTCGAATGCAATTCAGAACCCTTTACAAGTGGAATTGGCTCAGAAATTAGGAAAACTTTCTGGTCTTGAAGATTACGAATTGTTTTTGTGCAGTTCTGGTGCCGAAGCAAACGAAAATGCTTTAAAATTAGCTTCTTTCCATAACGGAAAATCTAGAGTTGTGGCTTTTCATAATTCTTTCCACGGAAGAACTTCTGCAGCGGTTGCAGTTACAGATAATAAAAAGATTGTTGCACCAATTAACGCACAGCAGGAAGTTACTTTTTTACCTCTAAACCAAATCGAATTAGTTGAAGCTGAATTAGCTAAAGGAGATGTTACTGCTGTAATTATTGAAGGAATTCAAGGAGTTGGAGGTTTAGATCAAGGAACAACTGAGTTTTTCCAGGCTTTAGAAAAAGCATGTAAAAAACACGATGTTGTATTGATTTTAGATGAAGTACAGTCAGGATATGGAAGAAGCGGGAAATTCTTCGCTTTCCAACATCACGGAATCAACGCTGATATTATTTCGGTTGCAAAAGGAATGGGGAATGGATTTCCAGTTGGAGCGATTTTGATTTCTCCAAAATTCGAAGCAAGTTTCGGATTATTAGGAACTACTTTCGGCGGAAGCCACTTGTCTTGTGCAGCAGGAATTGCAGTTTTGGATGTAATTGAAAAACTAGATTTACAAAAAAATGTAAACGAAGTTTATGAATATTTCTTAGAAAAAATCAAAGAAGTTGACGGAATCAAGCAAGTAAAAGGAAAAGGCTTAATGCTTGGAGTAGAGTTTGATTTTGATGTTGCAGCTTTAAGAAAGAAATTAATCATCGAAAAACACATTTTTACAGGAAGCGCAAACAATAAAAATCTATTAAGAATTTTACCGCCTTTAACTGTTAAAAAAGCAGATATCGATACGTTTGTAAAAGCTTTAAAAGAAAGTTTAGAAGAATTAAAAAACTAA
- a CDS encoding glutamate-5-semialdehyde dehydrogenase produces MKPLSIETRNAVLQSMAKLVEQERNEIILTNQEDLADYDGSDLAMEERLKVDDKKVDEMILSLNQLASQEDPVGVERFHFTHDNGIKVVNKTAAFGTILIIYESRPDVTIEAGGIAFKSGNKILLKGGKESLKSNLKIVSLWHKALEENGVSKDWVEYLNYNRTETQAFLEKPTQKVDLIVPRGGEKLIEFVKAHATCPVIVSGRGNNFVYVHKDADTDLALKIILNAKTSKISACNAVDKVLIDSKLPNFEGFTAILIEELKEHNVEVIVDKSLENFEDTETLQNEDIWYEEFLDYKIVIGTIDSQDHAIDMINKYCGGHSAAIITRDNEIAQQFMESIDTAAVYQNASTRFTDGGQFGLGGELAISTDKLHQRGPIGLQHLVTNKWYVYGEGQIR; encoded by the coding sequence ATGAAACCATTATCAATTGAAACACGCAATGCGGTTTTGCAGTCTATGGCAAAGCTGGTCGAGCAGGAGCGGAATGAGATAATCTTAACAAATCAGGAAGATCTTGCCGATTACGACGGCTCAGATTTAGCGATGGAAGAACGCTTAAAAGTAGATGATAAAAAAGTCGACGAGATGATTTTATCATTAAACCAACTAGCTTCTCAGGAAGATCCCGTTGGCGTTGAGCGTTTTCATTTTACTCATGATAATGGAATAAAAGTGGTCAATAAAACTGCTGCTTTCGGAACGATTTTAATTATTTATGAATCCCGTCCAGATGTTACCATTGAAGCGGGCGGAATTGCCTTTAAATCTGGAAATAAGATTTTATTGAAAGGTGGAAAAGAATCTCTAAAATCAAACTTGAAAATAGTAAGTCTTTGGCATAAAGCCTTAGAAGAAAACGGAGTTTCAAAAGACTGGGTGGAATATCTGAATTATAACAGAACAGAAACTCAGGCATTCTTGGAAAAACCTACTCAAAAAGTTGATTTAATTGTTCCAAGAGGAGGTGAGAAATTAATTGAGTTTGTAAAAGCACACGCAACCTGTCCCGTAATCGTAAGCGGACGAGGAAATAATTTTGTTTACGTTCATAAAGATGCCGATACAGATTTAGCCTTAAAAATAATTTTGAATGCCAAAACTTCCAAAATTTCAGCTTGCAATGCAGTTGATAAGGTTTTAATAGATTCTAAGTTACCCAATTTTGAAGGTTTTACGGCTATTTTAATAGAAGAATTAAAAGAACATAATGTTGAAGTAATCGTCGATAAATCGTTAGAAAATTTTGAAGATACAGAAACACTTCAAAACGAAGATATTTGGTACGAAGAATTTCTGGATTATAAAATCGTAATTGGAACCATCGATTCTCAGGATCATGCCATTGATATGATTAATAAATACTGCGGAGGACATTCTGCAGCAATTATTACCAGAGATAACGAAATCGCACAACAGTTTATGGAATCGATAGATACGGCAGCAGTTTACCAAAATGCCTCAACCAGATTCACAGATGGCGGACAATTCGGACTTGGTGGTGAATTAGCAATAAGTACCGATAAACTGCACCAAAGAGGTCCAATCGGTCTTCAACATCTCGTAACAAACAAATGGTACGTGTATGGAGAAGGACAGATTAGGTAA
- the proB gene encoding glutamate 5-kinase encodes MGKKRILLKIGSNTLTKETNHISRGKIEDLGIQIAALNDEYEFIIVSSGAIAAAKQFVKLDNQDKDVFVKQALASIGQPHLMRIYNENFKDLGLNTSQCLLSYSDFEKEQTKKNIVNTINVLVKNNYIPIINENDTVATDEIRFGDNDKLAALTAVLLNVDILIIATNTNGIYTKESIHDENPQTIKLVNDLKSLEKEIGESKSSHGTGGMQSKIEAAAISKAANIETWIVNGLNDNFILKALKDEIEFTKII; translated from the coding sequence ATGGGTAAGAAACGGATTTTATTAAAAATAGGAAGTAATACTTTAACCAAAGAAACCAATCATATTTCGCGGGGAAAGATTGAAGACCTTGGAATACAGATTGCAGCTTTAAACGATGAATATGAATTTATCATTGTGAGTTCAGGAGCGATTGCGGCAGCAAAGCAGTTTGTAAAACTAGATAATCAAGATAAAGATGTTTTTGTAAAACAGGCTTTGGCTTCAATCGGACAGCCTCATTTAATGCGGATTTATAATGAAAATTTTAAGGATTTAGGCTTAAATACTTCGCAGTGTTTGCTTTCTTATTCTGATTTTGAAAAAGAACAGACCAAAAAGAACATTGTAAATACCATTAATGTATTAGTTAAAAACAATTACATTCCGATTATTAATGAAAATGATACCGTTGCAACAGATGAAATTCGGTTTGGAGATAATGATAAGTTAGCAGCTTTAACAGCAGTTCTTTTAAATGTCGATATTCTAATTATTGCGACCAATACAAACGGAATATATACCAAAGAATCCATTCATGATGAAAATCCTCAAACGATCAAATTGGTAAATGATTTGAAGTCGCTGGAGAAAGAAATTGGCGAATCAAAATCATCACACGGAACAGGAGGAATGCAGTCTAAGATAGAAGCAGCCGCAATTTCAAAAGCAGCCAATATCGAAACCTGGATTGTCAATGGACTGAATGATAATTTTATTTTGAAGGCATTAAAAGATGAAATTGAATTTACTAAAATAATCTAA
- a CDS encoding N-acetylornithine carbamoyltransferase: MNYISIKDINSLSKWVKQAIKIKKNPLKNQSLGKNKTLGMLFFNPSLRTRLSTQKAAMNLGMNVMVMNFTNEGWTLEFEDGAVMNSGASEHIKEAAEVVSQYCDIIAIRAFAGLVDKEKDYQETVISGFLKYATVPIVNMESAIRHPLQSLADAITMEEFKPRHKDKPKVVLSWAPHPKALPQAVANSFVEMMQMQKDMDFVITHPEGYELSPEITKDCKIEYDQNKAFENADFVYVKNWSNFNDYGKVTNSDPNWTVTAEKMALTNNGKFMHCLPVRRNVIVSDEVLDGENSIVIEQANNRTYSAQLVLQKILKKI, from the coding sequence ATGAACTACATATCAATAAAAGACATCAACTCATTATCAAAATGGGTAAAACAAGCGATTAAAATCAAAAAAAATCCGCTGAAAAATCAAAGTTTAGGGAAAAACAAAACTCTAGGAATGTTATTCTTCAATCCGAGTTTAAGAACGCGTTTAAGTACTCAAAAAGCGGCAATGAACTTAGGAATGAACGTTATGGTAATGAATTTTACCAACGAAGGATGGACATTAGAATTTGAAGACGGAGCCGTGATGAATTCAGGTGCTTCAGAACATATTAAAGAAGCTGCAGAAGTGGTTTCTCAATATTGCGATATCATCGCAATCCGTGCATTTGCTGGCTTGGTTGATAAAGAGAAAGATTATCAAGAAACGGTAATTTCAGGATTTTTGAAATATGCTACAGTGCCGATTGTAAATATGGAAAGTGCTATACGTCATCCGTTGCAGTCATTAGCAGATGCGATTACAATGGAAGAATTTAAACCTAGACACAAAGACAAACCAAAAGTAGTTCTTTCTTGGGCGCCTCATCCAAAAGCATTACCACAGGCAGTTGCCAATTCATTTGTAGAAATGATGCAGATGCAAAAAGACATGGATTTTGTAATCACTCATCCAGAAGGTTACGAACTAAGCCCAGAAATTACAAAAGACTGTAAAATTGAATACGATCAAAACAAAGCGTTTGAAAATGCCGATTTTGTTTACGTAAAAAACTGGAGTAACTTCAACGATTACGGAAAAGTAACCAACAGTGATCCAAATTGGACAGTTACAGCTGAGAAAATGGCATTAACCAACAACGGAAAATTCATGCACTGTCTTCCAGTTCGTCGTAACGTAATTGTAAGTGACGAAGTTCTTGACGGAGAAAATTCAATCGTAATTGAACAAGCGAATAACAGAACGTATTCAGCACAATTAGTTTTACAAAAGATTCTTAAAAAAATATAA
- the argB gene encoding acetylglutamate kinase gives MKVTVIKIGGNIIDNPAELEQFLTDFSKIEGYKVLVHGGGKSATKMAQSIGLVPQMIDGRRITDAPMLDVVVMIYAGQINKHIVAQLQAKDNNAIGFSGADGNLILSTKRNHPTIDYGFVGDVKQVNTKLLATLLEAGVVPVFCAITHDKNGQLLNTNADTIASELSIALSEVFDVTLTYCFEKQGVLQDSEDDSSVITEINETLYNKLKEEKVIHSGMIPKLDNCFNSLSRGVQKIKIGHHRMLQNSDIPHTTIIL, from the coding sequence ATGAAAGTTACCGTAATAAAAATAGGTGGAAATATCATCGATAATCCAGCAGAATTAGAACAATTTTTAACCGATTTTTCTAAAATTGAAGGCTATAAAGTTTTAGTTCACGGCGGTGGAAAATCGGCTACAAAAATGGCGCAGAGTATTGGATTAGTTCCGCAGATGATTGACGGACGCCGAATTACAGATGCTCCAATGCTTGATGTTGTGGTCATGATTTACGCCGGACAAATCAATAAACATATTGTTGCTCAATTGCAGGCAAAAGACAATAACGCAATTGGTTTTTCTGGAGCTGACGGGAATTTAATTCTGTCAACAAAAAGAAATCACCCAACAATAGATTACGGATTTGTAGGCGATGTAAAACAAGTCAACACCAAATTACTGGCAACGTTGTTAGAAGCTGGAGTTGTCCCTGTTTTTTGTGCGATTACACACGATAAAAACGGACAATTGTTAAACACCAATGCCGATACCATTGCAAGTGAATTATCAATTGCATTATCTGAAGTTTTTGATGTAACGCTAACGTATTGTTTCGAAAAGCAAGGCGTTTTACAAGATTCGGAAGACGATTCATCTGTGATAACTGAAATCAACGAAACATTATACAATAAGCTAAAAGAAGAAAAAGTAATCCATTCTGGAATGATTCCAAAATTGGATAATTGCTTCAATAGTTTATCAAGAGGCGTGCAGAAAATTAAAATTGGACATCACAGAATGCTCCAGAATTCAGATATTCCGCATACAACGATTATATTATAA
- a CDS encoding M20 family metallo-hydrolase: protein MKNIDTLTQEAISLLKSLIETPSFSSEEDQTALLIENWFNQNEIPFKRENNNVWAFNKYFDENKPTLLLNSHHDTVRPNQAYTNDPFKAIEKDGKLFGLGSNDAGGCLVSLLATFVHFYENQNLSHNIVIVASAEEESSGKNGLNSVLKHLPELDCAIVGEPTLMQLAVAEKGLLVLDVKVKGTASHAAHQNDDNALYKSIPVMEWFKNYKFDKISDVLGPVKMTVTQINAGKQHNVVPSECDLVVDIRVTDRYTNAEILEVVKANVNAEVTPRSMHLNASSIPVAHGLVQAGIALGRTTYGSPTLSDQSVLSCQSLKLGPGETLRSHSADEFIFVNEIEEGVDLYIKILTDFFKL from the coding sequence ATGAAAAATATAGATACGCTTACCCAGGAAGCAATTAGTTTATTGAAAAGCCTAATCGAAACCCCTTCATTTTCTAGTGAAGAAGACCAAACGGCTCTTTTAATTGAAAATTGGTTCAATCAGAATGAAATTCCTTTTAAAAGAGAAAACAATAATGTGTGGGCTTTCAATAAATATTTCGACGAGAACAAACCCACACTTTTACTAAACTCACATCACGATACCGTACGTCCTAATCAGGCGTATACTAATGATCCGTTTAAAGCGATTGAAAAGGATGGTAAATTATTCGGATTAGGAAGTAATGATGCTGGTGGATGCTTAGTTTCATTATTAGCAACTTTTGTACATTTCTACGAAAATCAAAATCTTTCTCACAATATTGTAATTGTAGCTTCTGCGGAAGAAGAAAGTAGCGGGAAAAATGGGTTAAACAGCGTTTTAAAACATTTACCAGAATTAGATTGCGCAATTGTAGGTGAGCCAACTTTAATGCAATTAGCAGTTGCAGAAAAAGGTCTTTTAGTTTTAGATGTAAAAGTAAAAGGAACCGCAAGCCACGCCGCACATCAAAATGATGATAATGCATTATACAAATCAATTCCAGTAATGGAATGGTTTAAAAACTATAAATTCGACAAAATATCTGACGTTTTAGGTCCTGTTAAAATGACTGTAACGCAGATTAATGCAGGAAAACAGCATAACGTTGTTCCGTCAGAATGCGATTTAGTGGTTGACATTCGTGTAACAGATCGTTATACAAATGCTGAAATTCTAGAAGTTGTAAAAGCAAATGTAAATGCCGAAGTGACGCCAAGATCAATGCATTTAAATGCTTCTTCTATTCCAGTTGCACACGGTTTGGTTCAAGCAGGAATTGCTTTAGGAAGAACAACGTATGGTTCGCCAACACTTTCAGATCAATCGGTTTTAAGCTGTCAATCTTTAAAATTAGGACCTGGAGAAACGTTGCGTTCGCATTCAGCAGACGAATTTATTTTTGTAAATGAAATTGAAGAAGGAGTCGATTTGTACATTAAAATACTAACCGATTTCTTTAAATTATAA
- the argH gene encoding argininosuccinate lyase: MKLWEKGIPTDKQIEQFTVGNDRELDLVLAKYDALGSIAHAKMLGQISLLTADETTSLVDALNEIIADIVVGNFEIEDSFEDVHSKIEYLLTVKLGDAGKKIHTARSRNDQVLVDVHLYLKDELKAIKEQVKTLFDLLMESAEKHQNVLLPGYTHLQIAMPSSFGMWFSAYAESLIDDITMLNAASKIVDQNPLGSAAGYGSSFPINRTFTTKELGFETLKYNAVAAQMSRGKAEKTVAFAMTSVAGTLSKFAMDVCLYMSQNFDFIGLPAHLTTGSSIMPHKKNPDVFELIRGKCNKIQALPYEITLITNNLPSGYHRDLQLLKEGLFPAIQNLKACLDIAIFSIKDITVKDHILEDKKYDYLFTVDTLNEMVVAGMPFRDAYKAVAEQLEAGTYQSPKQTKHTHEGSINNLCLDAIKDKMKAAF; the protein is encoded by the coding sequence ATGAAACTTTGGGAAAAAGGAATACCAACAGATAAACAAATTGAACAATTCACAGTAGGAAACGACAGAGAGTTGGATTTGGTTTTAGCAAAATACGATGCTTTAGGTTCAATTGCTCATGCCAAAATGTTGGGACAGATTAGTTTATTAACTGCTGACGAAACAACATCTTTAGTTGATGCATTAAACGAAATTATCGCTGATATTGTAGTTGGAAATTTCGAAATCGAAGACAGTTTTGAAGACGTGCATTCTAAAATCGAATATCTTCTAACTGTAAAACTAGGCGATGCCGGAAAGAAAATCCATACCGCGCGTTCTCGTAACGATCAGGTTTTAGTAGACGTTCATCTGTATTTAAAAGACGAATTAAAAGCGATAAAAGAGCAGGTAAAAACATTGTTTGATTTGTTGATGGAATCGGCAGAAAAACACCAAAACGTTTTATTGCCAGGATACACGCATTTACAAATCGCCATGCCATCGTCATTCGGAATGTGGTTTTCTGCTTATGCTGAGAGTTTAATCGACGATATTACAATGTTGAACGCCGCTTCTAAAATTGTAGATCAGAATCCGTTAGGTTCTGCTGCAGGTTATGGAAGTTCGTTTCCAATCAATAGAACCTTTACAACGAAAGAATTAGGTTTTGAGACTTTAAAATACAATGCTGTTGCCGCACAAATGAGTCGCGGAAAAGCAGAGAAAACTGTTGCTTTTGCGATGACAAGCGTAGCAGGAACATTGTCAAAATTTGCAATGGACGTTTGTTTGTATATGAGTCAGAATTTTGACTTTATTGGTCTTCCGGCTCATCTTACAACTGGTTCGAGCATTATGCCTCATAAAAAGAATCCAGATGTTTTCGAATTAATCAGAGGAAAATGCAACAAGATTCAGGCGCTTCCATACGAAATTACTTTAATTACTAATAATCTTCCAAGCGGTTATCACAGAGATTTACAGCTTTTAAAGGAAGGTTTATTTCCAGCGATTCAGAACCTAAAAGCTTGTTTGGATATTGCAATTTTCTCAATAAAAGATATTACAGTTAAAGATCATATTTTAGAAGATAAAAAGTATGATTATTTGTTTACTGTAGATACTTTAAACGAAATGGTTGTTGCAGGAATGCCGTTTAGAGATGCTTACAAAGCCGTTGCAGAACAATTGGAAGCTGGAACGTACCAATCTCCAAAACAAACGAAACATACGCACGAAGGAAGCATCAATAATTTATGCTTGGATGCGATTAAAGATAAAATGAAAGCTGCTTTTTAA
- a CDS encoding pectate lyase family protein: MKTKLILLALLLPCSFLFAQNYYMSAPEGFGASATGGGTAAPVTVTNLTDLTAKLKLTTPQVILVSGTINCTYTSLQVNDKTIIGLPGARLVNLDQTAAGSGILNLKPGSNNIIIRNLIFEGPGAYDVDGRDNLTSEATNIWVDHCEFQDGMDGNFDNKGAADNVTVSWCKFIYLKAPKAGGSGGADDHRFSDLVGSSKTDAPSDGHYSITFKNCYWAEGCKERMPRARNAELHILNCYYNTSVSGSLAIGLGGGSNNTTCYVEGTDFAKIGTAFKNYVSTDGGTIGIAFTDCLNAPTNSGTAVTKPSYTYSVLPIGNVAGYISNASCGAGATLQVTAQGAVSTSCNNLGLNDNVNNLDLKYYPSIINRLLNIDFSSSDNGLAQVNLFSSNGSKIYSHSQNVSPDEKLELNVGNLAKGIYVCKVQIDNRSKTFKLIKN, translated from the coding sequence ATGAAAACAAAACTTATTTTATTAGCATTGCTTCTGCCTTGCTCCTTTTTGTTTGCTCAAAATTATTACATGAGCGCTCCTGAAGGGTTTGGTGCATCTGCAACTGGCGGAGGAACCGCAGCTCCTGTCACTGTAACAAATCTGACTGATTTAACAGCAAAATTAAAATTAACTACTCCGCAAGTAATTTTGGTCTCGGGAACCATAAATTGCACTTACACCAGTCTTCAAGTAAATGACAAAACTATTATCGGACTTCCTGGTGCCCGTTTGGTCAATCTGGATCAAACCGCAGCCGGTTCAGGAATTTTAAATCTTAAACCAGGTTCAAATAATATTATCATCAGAAATTTAATTTTTGAAGGCCCAGGCGCTTACGATGTTGACGGACGTGATAATCTTACTTCAGAAGCGACTAATATCTGGGTCGATCATTGTGAATTTCAGGACGGAATGGACGGAAATTTTGACAACAAAGGCGCTGCTGATAACGTAACGGTTTCATGGTGTAAATTTATTTATCTAAAAGCACCAAAAGCTGGAGGATCTGGCGGTGCTGATGATCACCGTTTTTCTGACTTAGTAGGTTCTTCTAAAACCGACGCTCCTTCTGACGGACATTATAGCATTACTTTTAAAAACTGTTACTGGGCAGAAGGCTGTAAAGAAAGAATGCCAAGAGCCAGAAATGCTGAACTTCATATTTTGAATTGCTATTATAACACTTCTGTATCGGGTTCACTTGCAATTGGTTTAGGCGGTGGAAGCAATAATACAACTTGTTACGTAGAAGGGACGGATTTTGCTAAAATCGGAACTGCTTTTAAAAATTACGTTAGTACTGACGGTGGTACAATCGGAATCGCCTTTACAGATTGTTTGAATGCTCCAACCAATTCAGGAACAGCAGTAACAAAACCTTCATACACGTATAGCGTTTTGCCTATCGGTAATGTTGCAGGATATATTTCGAACGCTTCATGCGGTGCTGGTGCAACACTTCAGGTTACCGCTCAAGGTGCCGTATCTACAAGCTGCAATAATTTAGGACTAAACGACAATGTAAATAATCTGGATTTGAAGTATTATCCATCAATTATAAATCGTCTGTTAAATATTGATTTTTCAAGCTCTGATAATGGTTTAGCTCAAGTGAATCTGTTTTCTTCTAATGGGTCAAAAATATATTCACATTCCCAAAATGTTTCTCCAGATGAAAAATTAGAATTAAACGTCGGAAATCTTGCAAAAGGCATTTATGTATGCAAAGTTCAAATAGACAACAGAAGCAAAACTTTCAAACTCATAAAAAACTAA